A single genomic interval of Shewanella halotolerans harbors:
- a CDS encoding HesA/MoeB/ThiF family protein — translation MSIKFKITDSAMVELDKHLFPGDDKEAVAFVLCGHVVGDKETILLAHKVVPLSYDSCSVREHDFVKWLTKELVPILNEAEKENLAVVKVHSHPKGYPQFSNVDNESDRELYPSIYNWSKNILPSLSAILLPSNELIVRHVSESGVFTPVSVTIIGDEVHHTPAELSLCREVLDFEERNLQVFGSKTRDTLSRMKIAVIGCSGTGAPVIEQLNRLGVGELKLFDPDVVEHKNLNRITNVKTADADAKKFKVSSIKDTLDEIGLSTVVSAFPESIFEAEIVKEIAVCDFIFGCVDSAEARCFLNRISTYYLVPYIDIGISLDADGKGGVNNISGKVAYFQPGKSDHITRRSVLPATLEAEALKRSSPEIYENMLDEGYIKGVVENSPAIIPVNTYASSLAVMEFLARVHDYRNEPNEDFAEQVFCLVNNFYETKSESSFTVPFGVNKCLGRGDKTLLLDMPEFSEDERVA, via the coding sequence ATGTCGATAAAGTTTAAGATAACAGACTCGGCTATGGTCGAGTTAGATAAACATCTGTTTCCTGGAGATGACAAAGAAGCTGTAGCTTTTGTTCTTTGTGGTCACGTTGTTGGTGACAAAGAGACGATATTGTTAGCCCATAAGGTAGTGCCTCTTAGTTATGATTCTTGTTCAGTTAGGGAGCATGATTTCGTGAAGTGGCTTACCAAGGAACTTGTTCCTATACTCAATGAAGCTGAAAAAGAGAACTTAGCTGTTGTTAAAGTTCATTCTCATCCTAAAGGATACCCTCAGTTTTCTAATGTAGATAATGAATCTGATAGAGAGCTCTACCCGAGCATTTATAATTGGTCTAAAAATATTTTACCCAGTTTGTCAGCCATACTACTACCTAGTAACGAACTAATAGTTAGGCATGTTTCTGAGTCTGGAGTATTTACGCCAGTTTCAGTCACTATCATTGGTGATGAAGTTCACCACACACCTGCTGAGTTGTCATTATGTCGTGAAGTTTTAGACTTTGAGGAAAGAAATCTTCAGGTATTTGGATCTAAAACTCGTGACACACTTAGTCGGATGAAAATTGCAGTTATAGGTTGCTCCGGCACTGGTGCGCCAGTCATTGAACAGCTGAATAGATTAGGAGTAGGTGAATTAAAACTATTCGATCCCGATGTTGTAGAGCACAAAAATCTAAACAGGATAACTAACGTGAAAACTGCGGATGCGGACGCTAAGAAATTTAAAGTCTCATCCATAAAAGATACGTTGGATGAGATCGGGTTAAGCACTGTCGTATCAGCTTTTCCTGAAAGTATATTCGAGGCCGAAATTGTCAAAGAAATAGCCGTTTGTGATTTTATATTTGGATGTGTAGATTCAGCTGAAGCACGATGTTTTTTGAATAGAATTTCAACTTATTACCTGGTGCCTTATATTGATATTGGAATTTCTTTAGATGCCGATGGTAAAGGGGGGGTTAATAATATCAGTGGTAAAGTGGCTTACTTTCAGCCAGGAAAATCTGACCATATCACTAGACGTTCGGTCCTTCCCGCCACATTGGAAGCGGAAGCACTGAAAAGAAGCTCTCCTGAGATATATGAAAACATGCTGGACGAAGGTTATATTAAGGGGGTGGTTGAAAATAGTCCAGCAATTATCCCTGTTAATACCTATGCATCATCGTTAGCTGTAATGGAGTTTCTAGCGAGGGTCCATGACTACAGAAATGAACCTAATGAAGACTTTGCAGAGCAAGTCTTCTGTTTGGTAAATAATTTCTATGAAACTAAAAGTGAAAGCAGTTTTACAGTACCTTTCGGGGTAAATAAGTGTCTAGGTAGAGGTGATAAAACTCTGTTACTTGATATGCCAGAATTCTCTGAAGATGAGAGGGTAGCATGA
- a CDS encoding C39 family peptidase: MKAPFFVSSFNRNVDNFALSNLIKQTVNVQLEDVTLKKQLASITKILSELNAKTMVCENQYTDNGYLEDYLNYYVGCHENYSRTCSRIHFFDGDFDYDRFEQVIVNSTDNAESLGNYLGFMVVKPIPMTFIGRTCLKLPESYAYPAHTVITREYTADLFGLKLTVSSLAFQEQDRVVAACSSSSIWCLLHALKLRRIKSPAQITMAATESSKIINTFPSSGLNTAEIERALEYFDLRQHQISPHASSSQNLLLLKEVVQTYIDSNIPLILGVECQKKQPNMPYITAGEHAVTIIGYGNNKSGEMDKLIVHDDRSGPFSILRFVPDYTIKSTEEKVTVLISEEFYVDTTVITAHEYPEVMVYNNLIIATDPRVRIGFDPIAQTVDGIATLLSSTFAILASTLPGPLRAVVTSKVKLQKSSNYKQKVKSKCVSNKSEILTRNFPKYLWIGEYSVNGTPLFDLIFDSTNLPQGEAYLCSAFYDDSAQEILTKLATEHYDDVIAKREEYTNHSPDFIHQVLRVIKSKNKPNRFFNYLDEVFGRAWMPQLIKNTEIANKQLNEQDRRLVLQHSFDNKNQITNDRFKALLDIQTIRTYTWKKEPEPKEEIEARWLIWVISEYGALFIGEDSDETGHPTLTGARPARIGGEFIQRPEDPNTIFVNCFSGRYSKNFANKPEKEIFLNNAMTKISDILGGNGYTFVLDERLHTK, encoded by the coding sequence ATGAAAGCACCTTTCTTCGTATCATCTTTTAATAGAAATGTTGATAACTTCGCCTTAAGTAACCTGATCAAACAAACCGTCAACGTCCAATTAGAGGATGTTACTCTCAAAAAGCAGCTAGCTAGCATTACAAAAATTCTCAGCGAACTTAACGCCAAAACTATGGTTTGCGAAAACCAATATACGGATAACGGCTACCTCGAAGACTACTTAAATTACTATGTTGGATGTCATGAAAATTACTCCAGAACTTGTAGTAGAATTCATTTCTTCGACGGTGATTTTGACTATGATAGATTTGAACAAGTTATAGTAAACTCGACAGATAACGCTGAATCCTTAGGTAATTACTTAGGCTTTATGGTTGTTAAGCCCATCCCAATGACATTTATTGGTAGAACATGTTTAAAGCTTCCTGAAAGCTATGCATATCCAGCTCATACGGTAATCACTAGAGAGTATACTGCTGACCTATTCGGACTAAAGCTAACAGTTTCGTCTTTAGCATTTCAGGAACAGGATAGAGTCGTTGCGGCCTGCAGTAGTTCATCTATATGGTGTTTACTTCATGCTCTAAAGTTAAGGCGAATTAAATCACCTGCACAGATAACGATGGCTGCGACAGAAAGTAGTAAGATCATTAATACATTTCCTAGCTCAGGACTCAATACAGCAGAAATAGAAAGAGCACTTGAATATTTTGATTTAAGACAGCACCAAATAAGTCCGCATGCTTCGTCAAGCCAAAATTTACTTTTGCTTAAAGAAGTAGTTCAAACATATATAGATAGTAATATCCCACTTATCTTAGGTGTGGAGTGCCAAAAAAAACAACCTAATATGCCATATATAACTGCTGGCGAGCATGCTGTCACGATTATTGGTTACGGGAACAATAAAAGCGGCGAGATGGATAAACTGATTGTCCATGATGATCGGAGTGGTCCTTTTTCAATTTTAAGATTTGTTCCGGATTACACAATAAAAAGTACAGAGGAGAAAGTTACTGTTCTCATATCTGAAGAGTTTTATGTTGATACTACAGTAATTACGGCTCATGAATACCCAGAAGTAATGGTCTATAACAACTTGATTATTGCTACTGACCCAAGAGTCAGAATTGGTTTTGACCCGATAGCACAGACAGTTGATGGTATCGCCACTTTATTAAGTTCAACTTTTGCTATACTAGCATCGACTTTACCCGGCCCATTGAGAGCAGTTGTTACATCAAAGGTAAAATTACAGAAGAGTTCTAACTATAAGCAAAAAGTCAAAAGTAAATGTGTAAGTAATAAATCTGAAATTTTAACTCGCAACTTCCCCAAATATCTTTGGATTGGTGAATACTCAGTAAATGGCACACCTCTCTTTGATTTGATTTTTGATTCTACTAATTTGCCTCAAGGCGAAGCTTATTTATGTTCAGCTTTCTATGATGATTCCGCCCAAGAAATACTAACTAAGCTGGCAACCGAACATTACGATGATGTTATAGCCAAAAGGGAAGAATACACTAACCATTCTCCAGACTTCATTCACCAAGTATTGAGAGTTATTAAGTCTAAAAATAAACCAAATCGGTTTTTCAATTATTTAGACGAGGTTTTTGGCAGAGCTTGGATGCCCCAACTAATAAAAAATACTGAAATTGCTAACAAACAGCTTAACGAGCAGGATCGCAGACTGGTTTTACAACACTCTTTTGATAACAAGAATCAAATTACAAATGATCGATTTAAAGCTTTACTCGATATTCAGACTATCAGAACCTACACATGGAAAAAGGAACCAGAACCGAAGGAAGAAATTGAGGCTAGATGGTTAATATGGGTAATTTCTGAGTATGGTGCTTTGTTCATCGGTGAAGATAGCGATGAAACAGGTCATCCAACATTAACAGGAGCAAGACCCGCAAGAATAGGGGGAGAGTTTATTCAAAGACCAGAAGATCCTAACACCATTTTTGTCAATTGCTTTTCTGGTCGTTACTCAAAGAATTTTGCTAACAAGCCTGAAAAAGAGATTTTTCTGAACAATGCTATGACCAAAATATCCGATATACTTGGTGGAAATGGCTACACTTTCGTACTAGACGAACGACTTCATACTAAATAA
- a CDS encoding WYL domain-containing protein, which produces MNTDNNNTTKLSNSVINERLAYVDFKLRFTGHISRADLGETFGIAEAAASRVLKEYGEIRPDNKTQKANTIIRENFSPLISIDGDTALGMLANGFNKNKLTNNTIIPYVKIGAIPHQLNASDVAMITRAISGGYAITCKYLSENSDNHGERTILPLAIMYDGTQWMYRGCYRAKDSSTEFKNFRFTRTIDITEKHQDKEFKRLEHEELANDKAWNLRLPLALKLHSNLNEEKKSQIRKDFGIPEDSDELFVSERQALIWMIKRKWYIDDRSSEQKNQEEKLKRFFQFELTNVDMIKMLESQVR; this is translated from the coding sequence ATGAATACTGACAACAACAACACAACTAAACTTAGTAACAGTGTAATAAATGAACGACTAGCTTATGTTGATTTCAAGCTAAGGTTTACAGGCCACATTAGCAGAGCGGATTTAGGGGAAACTTTTGGGATTGCAGAAGCGGCGGCTTCACGTGTATTGAAAGAATATGGTGAAATTAGGCCTGACAATAAAACCCAAAAAGCAAACACCATAATAAGAGAAAACTTTTCTCCATTAATTTCTATTGATGGTGATACAGCATTAGGAATGTTGGCGAATGGGTTTAATAAAAACAAACTGACCAATAATACAATCATTCCCTATGTAAAGATTGGTGCAATTCCACATCAACTCAATGCATCTGACGTAGCAATGATTACGAGGGCTATTTCAGGAGGCTATGCCATAACGTGTAAGTATCTTTCAGAAAATAGCGATAATCACGGAGAAAGAACTATACTGCCTCTAGCAATTATGTATGACGGCACACAATGGATGTATAGAGGTTGCTACCGCGCAAAAGATAGTTCTACTGAGTTTAAAAACTTTCGTTTCACCAGAACTATAGATATTACAGAAAAACACCAAGACAAAGAGTTCAAAAGGTTAGAGCACGAAGAGCTAGCCAATGACAAAGCTTGGAACCTTAGGCTTCCTCTTGCTTTGAAGTTACATAGTAACTTAAATGAAGAAAAGAAATCACAAATACGCAAAGACTTTGGTATCCCAGAAGATAGTGATGAGCTCTTTGTTTCTGAAAGGCAGGCTCTAATTTGGATGATAAAAAGAAAGTGGTATATTGACGATAGAAGCTCTGAACAAAAAAACCAGGAAGAGAAATTAAAAAGATTTTTCCAGTTTGAGCTAACTAATGTAGACATGATCAAAATGCTTGAAAGCCAAGTACGATAG
- a CDS encoding multiubiquitin domain-containing protein has product MPKFIVSVKINDELVELKPGLHKGASLIALTTLTTLDSEGRLYLDLKGDVDIPVLDDDLVQIQGGEVFYFGNSNLPDCPDLVNSLSININGSEIIETSKSKLCGSTLKKLVHDDISNKVLYLELDDAPDYLLSDDDCLIISNSHKFLLVNQSNSDGDIPDLEDCACGHNQSDKHQKYKIKIDKTKYKVECPRLTGREILALAGYDESRYLYQKFAGGERRLIDLNEKVDFTEPGIERFHTMRCEHQEGLEQSRKHFSLPEEDVEFLNSLNLDWECVSENGIKRVVIRRFPLPDGYNLSCVDVNMQIPNSYPTTQIDMAYFFPAIDRADNKPIRATTQDVFDGKSWQRWSRHRTASNPWQPGVDGVATHVAYIQSWFAQELLK; this is encoded by the coding sequence ATGCCAAAATTTATCGTATCAGTAAAAATTAATGATGAGTTAGTCGAATTAAAGCCTGGGTTGCACAAGGGAGCTAGTTTGATAGCCCTGACAACTCTTACAACATTAGATAGTGAAGGACGACTCTATCTAGACCTGAAGGGGGATGTAGATATTCCTGTGCTTGACGATGACTTAGTTCAAATTCAAGGTGGTGAGGTCTTCTATTTCGGTAACTCTAATTTACCTGATTGTCCGGATCTAGTTAATAGCCTTTCAATCAATATAAATGGCTCTGAAATTATCGAAACGTCGAAATCTAAGCTTTGTGGTTCTACGTTAAAGAAGCTTGTACATGATGATATTTCAAATAAAGTGCTTTATTTGGAACTTGATGATGCACCTGATTACTTACTTAGTGATGATGATTGCTTGATAATCAGTAATTCCCATAAGTTCCTTCTTGTAAACCAGTCTAATTCTGATGGTGACATACCTGATTTAGAAGATTGTGCTTGTGGCCATAATCAGTCTGATAAGCACCAAAAGTATAAGATTAAGATCGATAAAACCAAGTATAAGGTAGAGTGTCCGAGACTAACAGGACGTGAAATTCTTGCTTTAGCTGGCTATGACGAGTCGAGATACTTATATCAAAAGTTTGCTGGTGGCGAGAGAAGGTTGATCGACCTTAATGAGAAAGTTGATTTCACTGAACCTGGAATTGAACGTTTTCATACTATGAGATGTGAACATCAAGAAGGCCTTGAGCAATCTAGGAAGCACTTCTCTCTACCAGAGGAAGATGTTGAGTTCTTGAACTCACTCAACCTTGATTGGGAATGTGTATCTGAAAATGGTATCAAAAGAGTTGTGATCCGTAGATTTCCATTGCCTGACGGATATAATTTGAGCTGTGTTGATGTCAACATGCAAATTCCAAATAGTTATCCAACTACGCAAATTGACATGGCCTATTTTTTTCCTGCTATAGATAGAGCCGACAATAAGCCCATACGAGCAACAACTCAGGATGTTTTCGATGGAAAAAGTTGGCAGCGTTGGTCAAGGCACAGAACCGCTTCAAATCCTTGGCAGCCAGGTGTAGATGGTGTAGCGACTCATGTTGCGTACATTCAAAGCTGGTTTGCTCAAGAACTCCTGAAGTAG
- a CDS encoding paraquat-inducible protein A translates to MSQRSKWPQLLVILIALALLIPGLSLPMLSLDGQADKSKFAQTSIELMTEDSEVRGLLGSVSAFLGFNELEGQVEIYRKHRSILGTVQDLMQSGNLLVGIMIATFSVIIPTLKLLAQAVLVFAQGRTATLLTRLIDTIGKWSMADVFVVAIIVSYLAGNAEDQMGELIIMHAQLESGFWFFTGYCLFAIASNIMMSKPRHVHL, encoded by the coding sequence ATGTCACAACGGAGTAAATGGCCTCAATTACTGGTGATTCTGATCGCCCTAGCGCTGCTTATCCCTGGACTCAGCCTCCCTATGCTGAGCCTAGATGGCCAGGCGGACAAATCTAAGTTTGCCCAAACCAGCATAGAGCTGATGACGGAAGACAGCGAAGTGCGCGGCCTGCTGGGGTCAGTATCCGCCTTCCTCGGCTTTAACGAGCTTGAGGGTCAGGTGGAAATTTATCGTAAGCACCGCAGCATACTAGGGACGGTTCAAGATCTGATGCAGAGCGGTAACCTGCTGGTTGGCATCATGATAGCCACTTTTTCGGTGATCATTCCTACCCTTAAGCTACTGGCGCAGGCGGTACTGGTTTTCGCACAGGGCAGAACTGCTACTCTGCTCACACGCCTTATCGACACCATAGGTAAATGGAGCATGGCCGATGTATTTGTAGTGGCCATCATTGTCAGCTACCTCGCCGGCAACGCCGAGGATCAGATGGGCGAGCTGATCATAATGCACGCCCAATTAGAGAGCGGCTTCTGGTTTTTCACCGGTTACTGCCTGTTTGCCATAGCATCCAACATCATGATGAGCAAACCTAGACATGTACATCTCTAA
- a CDS encoding DUF6527 family protein, which produces MIFTLIKKVAACFRRIFYKGYKVEIVEGEPEYVDDKIIYLIGDVDFHAIAVMLCPCGCKSKIHLNLIPGNKPTWSIMLRDKVPTINPSVWRKVGCHSHFFVRSGQIVWVKS; this is translated from the coding sequence ATGATCTTTACATTAATAAAGAAGGTTGCGGCGTGTTTCAGAAGAATATTCTATAAAGGTTACAAAGTTGAGATTGTAGAAGGTGAGCCTGAATATGTGGATGATAAAATTATCTACCTAATCGGAGACGTCGATTTTCATGCCATTGCTGTTATGTTGTGTCCTTGTGGCTGTAAAAGCAAAATCCATCTAAATCTGATTCCAGGAAATAAGCCTACATGGTCGATAATGCTTCGGGATAAAGTACCAACAATTAATCCATCTGTATGGAGGAAAGTTGGTTGCCATAGCCACTTTTTTGTTCGCTCTGGTCAAATCGTTTGGGTTAAAAGTTAG
- a CDS encoding amidohydrolase, translated as MKKSLSLFVVAVLMSVAMTPISWSNESADYVFTGGKVFTVNEKQPWADAVAVKGNKIIYVGDAAGARKLTGENTKIIDTKGKTVMPGFVDAHDHLISSGWTSKGVHLFDGKSKEDYIKMVKKYADENPDLKYIIGIGWSTGVYGGRPTAKELDQAVPNRPALILDFTAHDAWLNSKAMDIAGVTKDSPDDQENVIYWERDESGTPTGTGVEGQWMEAYVAIGAWDAEKIINETIDKLHNLAASNGTTTYLNPGIVTPNMKDTNGGMQDDMIAALKNLREREQAGTLKLRTFVLPFVKNPKADLDQLMSFMEEMRKEYNGPKLFARQIKIHPEANWNVELAPMLKPYESGKLGAYGISPNKIKEIMVTAAKHGFDSMIHTDSTGTSHAGIEGILAARKVDPDNRSALHHATWLIPEDAKRVIDNKIPINSTPNFTNDWSDTDKDALRLLGEKRTMNYFGLYPNFARAGVKVSISADLPSTPPTMQGPLFCLQGAVTMKDPANPNAKAFPPTVKPMTIEQALRAITIDAAWQLRMEDKIGSLEVGKLADIVVLDANPFETAPMKLQDIKVERTMMDGNFTYERSE; from the coding sequence ATGAAAAAATCGCTTTCCCTCTTCGTCGTTGCAGTGCTGATGAGTGTCGCAATGACACCTATATCATGGTCCAACGAATCGGCAGACTATGTATTCACTGGTGGTAAAGTCTTTACCGTTAACGAAAAGCAACCTTGGGCTGACGCCGTTGCCGTCAAGGGCAACAAAATTATCTATGTTGGTGACGCCGCGGGTGCACGCAAGCTGACTGGTGAAAACACAAAAATCATAGATACAAAGGGTAAAACCGTCATGCCAGGCTTTGTCGATGCCCATGACCACCTCATAAGCTCAGGCTGGACAAGTAAAGGGGTGCATCTCTTCGATGGTAAAAGCAAAGAAGATTACATCAAAATGGTAAAAAAATATGCCGATGAAAATCCAGATCTCAAATATATCATTGGCATAGGTTGGTCCACTGGAGTGTATGGCGGCCGACCCACAGCCAAAGAACTCGACCAAGCGGTGCCCAATCGCCCGGCTCTGATCTTAGACTTCACAGCCCATGATGCCTGGCTTAATTCCAAAGCCATGGATATAGCAGGCGTCACCAAAGACTCACCCGATGATCAGGAGAATGTCATCTACTGGGAGCGCGATGAATCGGGTACTCCCACAGGAACAGGAGTAGAAGGTCAATGGATGGAAGCCTATGTCGCCATCGGCGCTTGGGATGCCGAAAAGATCATTAACGAAACCATAGACAAACTACACAATCTAGCGGCAAGTAATGGCACTACGACCTATCTCAATCCAGGCATAGTTACGCCGAACATGAAAGATACCAACGGTGGTATGCAAGATGACATGATTGCCGCCCTGAAGAACCTAAGAGAGCGAGAGCAAGCTGGCACCCTGAAACTTCGCACCTTTGTGTTACCTTTCGTCAAGAATCCTAAGGCAGACTTAGATCAATTAATGAGCTTTATGGAAGAGATGCGTAAGGAATACAATGGGCCTAAACTCTTTGCCCGTCAGATCAAGATCCACCCTGAAGCAAACTGGAACGTCGAATTAGCCCCCATGCTAAAGCCCTATGAATCAGGCAAATTAGGGGCCTATGGTATTTCTCCAAATAAAATTAAAGAGATAATGGTTACAGCTGCCAAACATGGGTTCGACAGCATGATACATACCGACAGCACTGGGACCTCTCATGCCGGTATTGAAGGGATCCTCGCCGCCCGAAAAGTCGATCCTGATAACCGTAGCGCATTACATCATGCCACTTGGTTAATCCCGGAAGACGCAAAACGCGTGATCGACAACAAGATTCCAATTAACTCGACCCCTAACTTCACCAATGACTGGAGTGATACCGACAAAGATGCCCTGCGCTTGCTAGGTGAAAAACGCACCATGAACTACTTCGGTCTCTATCCTAATTTTGCCAGAGCCGGGGTCAAAGTGAGTATTAGTGCCGATCTCCCCAGCACACCACCTACGATGCAAGGCCCGCTATTTTGTCTCCAAGGTGCCGTCACGATGAAAGATCCCGCCAACCCAAATGCCAAGGCCTTCCCACCCACGGTGAAACCTATGACAATAGAACAGGCACTACGGGCGATAACCATAGATGCTGCCTGGCAACTTCGTATGGAAGACAAGATTGGCAGCCTGGAGGTCGGCAAACTAGCGGATATTGTCGTACTGGATGCGAACCCCTTCGAAACCGCCCCCATGAAGCTGCAAGATATCAAGGTTGAACGCACCATGATGGATGGCAACTTCACCTACGAGCGTTCTGAATGA